Proteins from a single region of Hordeum vulgare subsp. vulgare chromosome 6H, MorexV3_pseudomolecules_assembly, whole genome shotgun sequence:
- the LOC123403913 gene encoding uncharacterized protein LOC123403913, whose amino-acid sequence MEAVMACWELEQTLQSLKETIEAICLRRLPQARRKRQGGLGLRHRQDHPLQPPLLRQARLRGLALIRSSLEAALINTRYILNGSCGYCGHELCVVCHRRDDCVFLEGPSGAKNLELIADYVMVYRMDIKWYPTFSKLKTLLLGHWCMDDDFYGLIYFLKNSPILERFTLELYKPFEHAYGIMSGTYQPKDQVLVSKHLKAFEINHFAQALVSSTSCGPDHLQWLLYPDTHVHE is encoded by the exons ATGGAAGCGGTGATGGCTTGCTGGGAGCTCGAGCAGACTTTACAGAGCCTTAAAG AAACAATAGAAGCAATATGCCTACGTCGACTCCCTCAAGCTCGCCGGAAACGGCAAGGAGGTCTGGGTCTTCGACATCGACAAGACCACCCTCTTCAGCCTCCCCTACTACGCCAAGCACGGCTTCGG GGACTTGCACTCATCCGATCGTCACTAGAAGCCGCATTGATAAACACTAGATATATCTTAAATGGTTCCTGTGGATATTGTGgtcatgagttatgtgtggtgtgCCATCGCAGAGATGATTGTGTGTTTCTTGAAGGTCCTTCGGGCGCCAAGAATTTGGAGTTGATAGCTGACTACGTTATG GTTTACAGAATGGATATAAAATGGTACCCTACATTTAGCAAGCTAAAAACATTGTTGCTCGGTCACTGGTGTATGGATGATGACTTTTATGGACTCATTTACTTTCTCAAGAACTCACCCATTCTAGAGAGATTTACCCTTGAACTTTATAAACCATTTGAG CATGCGTATGGCATCATGAGTGGAACCTACCAGCCAAAGGACCAAGTTTTGGTATCAAAACATCTGAAGGCATTTGAAATCAATCAT TTTGCACAGGCTTTAGTTTCCAGCACGAGTTGTGGTCCAGACCATCTACAATGGCTTCTCTATCCAGACACCCATGTCCATGAGTGA